The Methylomagnum ishizawai genome has a window encoding:
- a CDS encoding DUF433 domain-containing protein, giving the protein MEKPTGRITVDPGVCHGKPCIRGMRYPVENILEWLGSGMSFEDILADYEDLEREDIVAALEFAARLAQVKRIEMLAA; this is encoded by the coding sequence ATGGAAAAACCAACTGGACGAATCACCGTAGACCCCGGAGTCTGCCACGGCAAACCGTGTATCCGCGGTATGCGCTACCCGGTGGAAAACATCCTGGAATGGCTGGGCTCGGGCATGAGTTTTGAAGATATTCTGGCCGACTACGAGGACCTGGAGCGGGAAGATATCGTCGCGGCCTTGGAATTCGCCGCCCGTTTGGCCCAGGTGAAGCGGATTGAAATGCTGGCCGCATGA
- the prmB gene encoding 50S ribosomal protein L3 N(5)-glutamine methyltransferase: MNRQTTLETLSTLRDYVRYAASRFAEAGLFFGHGTAGPLDEAAALVLHALRLPYDLPGGYFEARLIPSERERVYALIQRRIDERKPLAYLTHEAPFAGLSFYVDERVLVPRSPIAELIENHFAPWLEEPDAVTDILDLCTGSGCIAIACAHAFHQAAVDAADISLDALEVAQVNIARHEMEDHVRVVESDVYSGLDGKCYDIIVSNPPYVNRAEWQALPPEFHAEPKLGLESGEDGLDCVRRILKDAHRHLKPDGILVVEVGSSAEALAEAYPEVPFCWLDFERGGDGVFLLTAEQVEEYRELFQ, encoded by the coding sequence ATGAACCGCCAAACCACCCTGGAAACCCTTTCCACCCTGCGCGATTACGTCCGCTACGCCGCCAGCCGCTTCGCCGAGGCGGGCTTGTTCTTCGGCCACGGCACCGCCGGACCCTTGGACGAAGCCGCCGCCCTGGTATTGCACGCCCTGCGCCTGCCCTACGACCTGCCCGGCGGCTATTTCGAGGCCCGCTTGATCCCCTCTGAGCGGGAGCGGGTCTATGCCTTGATCCAGCGGCGCATCGACGAGCGCAAGCCCCTGGCCTACCTGACCCACGAAGCGCCGTTCGCCGGGCTGTCGTTCTATGTGGACGAGCGGGTGTTGGTGCCGCGTTCGCCCATCGCCGAGTTGATCGAAAACCACTTCGCGCCCTGGCTGGAAGAGCCGGACGCCGTGACCGATATCCTCGACCTTTGCACCGGCAGCGGCTGTATCGCCATCGCCTGCGCCCACGCCTTCCACCAAGCGGCGGTGGACGCCGCCGATATTTCCCTGGACGCGCTGGAAGTGGCCCAGGTCAACATCGCCCGCCACGAGATGGAAGACCATGTGCGGGTGGTCGAGTCCGACGTGTATTCCGGGCTGGACGGCAAGTGTTACGACATCATCGTCAGCAACCCGCCCTATGTGAACCGGGCCGAGTGGCAAGCCCTGCCGCCCGAATTCCACGCCGAGCCCAAACTCGGTCTCGAAAGCGGCGAGGATGGCTTGGATTGTGTCCGGCGCATCCTCAAGGACGCCCATCGCCATCTCAAGCCCGACGGTATCCTGGTGGTGGAGGTCGGGAGTTCCGCCGAAGCCTTGGCCGAGGCTTACCCGGAGGTGCCGTTCTGCTGGTTGGATTTCGAGCGGGGCGGGGATGGCGTGTTCCTGCTGACCGCCGAGCAGGTCGAGGAATACCGCGAACTGTTCCAATAA
- a CDS encoding arylesterase has product MRGFLNIGLCLFLLCLWGCGPSAKLPPLPGEAKVLAFGDSLTYGTGAGSGQSYPDLLGGMIGRDIVNAGIPGETSAEGLVRLPELLDEYQPALLILCHGGNDFLRNLGEKGAEDNLRAMVKLARERGVDVVLIAVPSFGLTLSPPDLYERIAGEFALPIETGTLSRIIRDPGLKSDSVHPNAAGYKLLAEAVAERLKAAGAI; this is encoded by the coding sequence ATGCGCGGATTTTTGAACATCGGCCTTTGCCTGTTCCTGCTGTGCCTGTGGGGTTGCGGTCCATCCGCCAAGCTGCCGCCCTTGCCGGGCGAAGCCAAGGTGCTGGCCTTCGGCGATAGCCTGACCTATGGTACCGGGGCCGGTTCCGGCCAGAGTTATCCCGATCTGTTGGGGGGGATGATCGGTCGCGATATCGTCAACGCCGGGATTCCGGGCGAAACCAGCGCCGAGGGCTTGGTCCGCCTGCCGGAACTCCTGGACGAATACCAGCCCGCGCTATTGATCCTCTGCCATGGTGGCAACGATTTCCTCCGCAACCTGGGCGAAAAGGGCGCGGAGGACAATCTTAGGGCTATGGTCAAGCTGGCGCGGGAGCGTGGCGTCGATGTGGTGTTGATCGCGGTGCCCAGCTTCGGGCTGACCTTGTCGCCGCCCGATCTCTACGAACGCATCGCCGGGGAATTCGCCCTGCCCATCGAAACCGGCACCCTGAGCCGCATCATCCGCGATCCGGGGCTCAAGTCGGATTCGGTGCATCCCAACGCGGCGGGTTATAAGTTGTTGGCGGAGGCGGTGGCGGAGCGTTTGAAGGCGGCGGGGGCGATTTGA
- the argC gene encoding N-acetyl-gamma-glutamyl-phosphate reductase, with the protein MIRAGIVGGTGYTGVELLRILATHPGVEIGAVTSRADVGKRVDAAYPNLRGFVDAVFVEPGAAALAGCDVVFFATPNGTAMRMAPELLARGVKVIDLAADFRLQDPAVWAHWYGEPHACPELLAEAVYGLPEVNREAIRSARLIACPGCYPTSVQLGLLPLLEAGVIDPGRIIADVKSGVSGAGRKAEIPILMSETGESFKAYAVQGHRHWPEIKQGLELMAGTAVGLTFVPHLTPMIRGIHATLYADLKGGADDLQALFEARYRDEPFVDVLPQGAHPDTRNVRGVNRCQIAVHRPLGGDTVVVLSVIDNLVKGAAGQAVQNMNLMFGLAETAGLWAVGLYP; encoded by the coding sequence ATGATCCGAGCGGGCATCGTGGGCGGCACCGGCTATACCGGCGTGGAACTGCTGCGCATCCTGGCGACCCATCCCGGAGTCGAGATCGGAGCCGTGACCTCGCGGGCCGATGTCGGCAAGCGGGTGGACGCGGCCTATCCCAACCTGCGCGGCTTCGTGGACGCGGTGTTTGTCGAGCCTGGTGCCGCAGCCCTGGCCGGGTGCGACGTGGTGTTCTTCGCCACCCCGAACGGCACGGCCATGCGGATGGCCCCGGAACTCCTGGCCCGTGGCGTCAAGGTGATCGACCTCGCCGCCGACTTCCGGCTGCAAGACCCCGCCGTCTGGGCGCATTGGTATGGCGAGCCGCACGCCTGTCCCGAACTGTTGGCGGAAGCCGTCTACGGCCTGCCCGAGGTCAACCGCGAGGCCATCCGCTCGGCCCGTTTGATCGCCTGTCCTGGCTGTTATCCGACTTCGGTGCAACTGGGCTTGTTGCCCTTGCTGGAAGCCGGTGTGATCGATCCGGGCCGCATCATCGCCGATGTGAAATCCGGGGTCAGCGGGGCCGGGCGCAAGGCCGAAATCCCCATCTTGATGAGCGAGACCGGCGAGAGCTTCAAAGCCTACGCCGTCCAGGGCCACCGCCATTGGCCGGAAATCAAGCAGGGTTTGGAGCTAATGGCCGGCACCGCCGTCGGCCTCACCTTCGTGCCGCACCTGACGCCCATGATCCGCGGCATCCATGCCACGCTGTATGCCGATCTCAAGGGCGGCGCGGACGATTTGCAAGCCTTGTTCGAGGCGCGTTACCGGGACGAGCCATTTGTCGATGTGCTGCCCCAGGGTGCCCATCCCGACACCCGCAACGTGCGCGGCGTCAACCGTTGCCAGATCGCCGTGCATCGGCCTTTGGGCGGGGATACCGTGGTGGTGTTGTCGGTCATCGATAATCTGGTGAAGGGCGCGGCGGGGCAGGCGGTGCAGAATATGAACCTGATGTTCGGCTTGGCGGAGACGGCGGGCTTGTGGGCGGTGGGTTTATATCCCTGA
- the rplT gene encoding 50S ribosomal protein L20 — MPRVKRGVTARARHKKVLKQAKGYYGARSRVYRIAKQAVIKAGQYAYRDRRQRKRQFRALWIVRINAAAREFGLSYSRFIDGLKKASVEIDRKVLADLAVRDKEAFGELAKIAKG; from the coding sequence ATGCCTAGAGTAAAACGGGGGGTAACCGCTAGAGCCCGCCATAAGAAGGTGCTCAAGCAAGCCAAGGGTTACTATGGCGCCCGTAGCCGCGTCTATCGCATCGCCAAGCAAGCCGTCATCAAGGCCGGCCAATATGCCTACCGCGACCGCAGACAGAGGAAGCGCCAGTTCCGCGCCCTGTGGATCGTCCGCATCAACGCGGCGGCCCGCGAATTCGGCCTGTCCTACAGCCGCTTCATCGACGGCCTGAAGAAGGCTTCCGTCGAAATCGACCGCAAAGTATTGGCGGATTTGGCCGTGCGCGACAAGGAAGCGTTCGGCGAATTGGCCAAGATCGCCAAGGGCTGA
- the aroC gene encoding chorismate synthase gives MSGNTLGQLFTVTTFGESHGPALGCIVDGCPPGLLLSEADLQIELDRRKPGTSRHTTQRREPDEVKILSGVFEGKTTGTPIGLLIENVDQRSKDYGNIAEQFRPAHADYTYHMKYGFRDYRGGGRSSARETAMRVAAGAIAKKYLRERLGVEIRGYLAQLGPIKIGRIVWEEIDNNPFFCPDPDQVEALENFMDALRKAGDSIGARINVVAIGVPPGWGEPVFDRLDAELAYALMSINAVKGVEIGGGFGCVEAKGTEFRDEITPEGFLSNHAGGILGGISSGQDILASIALKPTSSLRLPGRSVNVRGEPVEVVTTGRHDPCVGIRATPIAEAMVALVLMDHYLRHRAQNGDVAPGVRPIPPQAP, from the coding sequence ATGTCAGGCAACACCCTAGGCCAACTCTTCACCGTCACCACCTTCGGCGAAAGCCACGGTCCCGCCCTCGGCTGCATCGTCGATGGCTGCCCGCCCGGCCTGCTTCTGTCGGAGGCCGATTTGCAGATCGAACTCGACCGCCGCAAACCCGGCACTTCGCGCCACACCACCCAGCGCCGCGAACCGGACGAAGTGAAAATCCTCTCCGGCGTGTTCGAGGGCAAAACCACCGGCACGCCCATCGGCCTCCTGATCGAGAACGTGGACCAGCGTTCCAAGGACTACGGCAATATCGCCGAGCAATTCCGGCCCGCCCACGCCGATTATACCTACCACATGAAATACGGCTTCCGCGACTACCGGGGCGGCGGACGTTCCTCGGCGCGGGAAACCGCGATGCGGGTGGCGGCGGGGGCCATCGCCAAGAAATACCTCCGCGAACGCTTGGGGGTCGAAATCCGGGGCTATCTGGCCCAACTCGGCCCCATCAAGATCGGGCGCATCGTCTGGGAAGAGATCGATAACAACCCGTTCTTCTGCCCCGACCCGGACCAGGTCGAGGCGCTGGAGAACTTCATGGACGCCCTGCGCAAAGCGGGCGATTCCATCGGTGCCCGCATCAACGTGGTGGCGATCGGCGTGCCGCCCGGCTGGGGCGAACCCGTTTTCGACCGGCTGGATGCCGAACTGGCCTATGCCCTGATGAGCATCAACGCGGTGAAGGGCGTGGAAATCGGCGGCGGCTTCGGCTGTGTCGAAGCCAAGGGCACGGAGTTCCGCGACGAAATCACGCCGGAAGGGTTCCTCAGCAACCATGCGGGCGGCATCCTGGGCGGGATTTCCTCGGGCCAGGATATCCTCGCCAGCATCGCCTTGAAACCGACATCCAGCCTGCGCCTGCCGGGCCGTTCGGTGAATGTGCGGGGCGAGCCGGTCGAGGTCGTCACCACCGGACGCCACGATCCTTGCGTGGGCATCCGCGCCACGCCCATCGCCGAGGCCATGGTGGCCCTGGTGCTGATGGATCACTACTTGCGGCACCGCGCCCAGAATGGCGATGTCGCGCCCGGTGTGCGGCCCATCCCGCCGCAAGCCCCATAA
- the pheS gene encoding phenylalanine--tRNA ligase subunit alpha, translating into MTPLEDVLAQARKDLAEADSLVKLDQVRVHYLGRKGLFTERMKALGGLPPEQRKEAGAQINRVKDGFVAELEAHKTLLETRELELRLARETIDVTLPGRGQHTGGLHPVTLTLRRISELFAQVGFEIVEGPEVEDDYHNFEALNIPASHPARAMHDTFYFDEHTLLRTHTSPVQVRIMESRQPPLRVIAPGRVYRCDSDLTHTPMFHQVEGFLVDENVSFADLRGILYDFLTLFFEKDVQVRFRPSYFPFTEPSAEVDIECVMCGGSGCRVCGQTGWLEVMGCGMIHPKVFDFVGIDPERYTGFAFGLGVERMAMLRYGINDLRLFFENDLKFLGQFAAF; encoded by the coding sequence ATGACCCCTCTCGAAGATGTGCTCGCGCAGGCGCGCAAGGATTTGGCCGAGGCCGATAGCCTGGTCAAGCTGGATCAGGTGCGGGTGCATTATCTCGGCAGGAAGGGCTTGTTCACCGAGCGCATGAAGGCGCTCGGCGGTCTTCCGCCCGAGCAGCGCAAGGAGGCCGGTGCCCAGATCAACCGCGTCAAGGATGGCTTCGTCGCCGAGTTGGAAGCCCATAAAACCCTGCTGGAAACCCGCGAGCTGGAACTGCGCCTCGCCCGCGAAACCATCGACGTGACCCTTCCAGGTCGCGGCCAGCACACCGGCGGTTTGCATCCGGTCACGCTGACCCTGCGCCGCATCTCCGAATTATTCGCCCAGGTGGGTTTTGAAATCGTCGAAGGCCCGGAGGTCGAGGACGATTATCATAACTTCGAGGCGCTCAACATCCCCGCTTCCCATCCGGCGCGGGCGATGCACGATACCTTCTATTTCGACGAGCATACCCTGCTGCGCACCCATACCTCGCCGGTGCAGGTGCGGATCATGGAATCGCGCCAGCCGCCGCTCAGGGTGATCGCCCCAGGGCGGGTCTATCGTTGCGATTCCGATTTGACCCATACGCCGATGTTCCATCAGGTCGAGGGCTTCCTGGTCGATGAGAACGTCAGCTTCGCCGATTTGCGCGGCATCCTGTACGACTTCCTCACCCTGTTCTTCGAGAAGGATGTGCAGGTGCGTTTCCGCCCGTCCTATTTCCCGTTCACCGAGCCGTCCGCCGAGGTCGATATCGAGTGCGTGATGTGCGGCGGCTCAGGTTGCCGGGTATGCGGCCAGACGGGCTGGCTGGAAGTGATGGGCTGCGGCATGATCCATCCCAAGGTATTCGACTTCGTCGGCATCGACCCGGAACGCTATACCGGCTTCGCCTTCGGGCTGGGCGTGGAGCGCATGGCCATGCTGCGCTACGGCATCAACGACCTACGGCTGTTCTTCGAGAACGATCTCAAGTTCCTCGGGCAGTTCGCGGCTTTCTAA
- a CDS encoding DUF5615 family PIN-like protein, translating into MRFLIDAQLPRSLAACLRWRGQDVLHTLELPSGNRTPDQRINEISLEEQRVAVTKDAAFVNSFLVSGVPYKLLLVSTGSISNRDLEEIFSKNLPAILDAFEAYDYVEITRTALIEHR; encoded by the coding sequence ATGAGATTTCTGATCGATGCCCAGTTGCCGCGGAGCTTGGCGGCTTGTTTGAGATGGCGCGGCCAGGATGTTCTCCATACTTTGGAATTGCCCTCGGGAAACCGCACGCCCGATCAGCGTATCAACGAAATCTCGTTGGAAGAACAACGGGTGGCTGTCACCAAGGACGCGGCTTTTGTCAATTCGTTCTTGGTTTCGGGGGTGCCTTATAAACTCCTGCTGGTCTCGACCGGAAGTATCAGCAACCGCGACCTTGAGGAGATATTCTCCAAGAATCTACCGGCCATCCTCGATGCGTTCGAAGCCTATGATTACGTTGAAATAACCCGGACCGCATTGATTGAACATAGGTAA
- the pheT gene encoding phenylalanine--tRNA ligase subunit beta: MRFSEAWLRAYVNPSLDTAQLVHQLTMAGLEVDSAEPAAGAFSGVVVAEILETAPHPQADRLKVCKVAAGQGEPLQIVCGAPNARAGLRAPLAMEGAELPGGLKIKRSALRGVESCGMMCSAKELGIDENASGLLELPADAPVGTSLRDYLQLDDTLIEVDLTPNRADCLSVEGIAREVALLNGLDLNPPATAPVSVTINDTLPVGLPAPEACPRYLGRMIKGVSRTAETPLWMKERLRRSGLRSLDAVVDVTNYILLELGQPLHAFDAAKLDGGIQARYAQPGEKLSLLNGQDIELHADTLVIADDRKALALAGIMGGSESAVGETTVDIFLECAFFSPALIMGKARRYGLATDSSHRFERGVDFGMQARAIERATRLILDIAGGEAGPVVEASSPGHLPKREPIALRSERIGRLLGLSIEPARVKDILSRLGLSPKETPEGWSVTPPGFRFDIAIEADLIEELGRVYGYDALPRRQPAIPTAMRPVSEHSLALDRVKDVLVDRGFQEAITYSFVDDAMQKLIEPGISGLPLKNPISAELAVMRTGLWVGLLDAALKNANRQQTRVRLFETGLRFVQRPEGLEQRKSIAALAMGTVNAEQWGEKTQPVDFYDLKADVEAIVRLTGRSDALSFAAGSHPALHPGQAAAVKLDGEFLGWIGMLHPRLEKQLGFEQNVFLFQLDQDILLQRAVPKFKPLSRFPQTRRDIALIVDANLPVDRLVDCARTHGGDLLREVSVFDVYRGQGVEPGKKSVALALIWRDDAETLTDAKVDAAVATVVEALAIAHEAKLRD, translated from the coding sequence ATGCGTTTCAGCGAAGCCTGGCTCCGGGCCTACGTCAATCCTTCCCTCGATACCGCGCAACTGGTCCATCAACTGACCATGGCGGGGCTTGAGGTCGATAGCGCCGAACCCGCCGCCGGTGCGTTTAGCGGCGTGGTGGTGGCCGAAATCCTGGAAACCGCGCCCCATCCCCAGGCCGACCGCCTGAAGGTGTGCAAGGTGGCGGCGGGGCAGGGCGAACCCCTGCAAATCGTCTGCGGTGCGCCGAATGCGCGGGCGGGACTCCGCGCTCCCTTGGCGATGGAAGGCGCTGAATTGCCGGGCGGCCTCAAGATCAAGCGTTCCGCCCTGCGCGGCGTGGAATCCTGCGGCATGATGTGTTCGGCCAAGGAATTGGGCATCGACGAGAATGCCTCGGGGCTGTTGGAATTGCCCGCCGATGCCCCGGTTGGCACCAGCCTCCGCGACTATCTGCAACTCGACGATACCTTGATCGAGGTCGATCTGACGCCCAACCGCGCCGATTGTCTCAGCGTCGAGGGCATCGCCCGCGAAGTGGCCTTGCTCAACGGCCTGGACCTGAACCCGCCGGCAACCGCGCCGGTGTCCGTGACCATCAATGACACGCTGCCCGTCGGCCTGCCCGCGCCGGAAGCCTGCCCGCGTTACCTGGGCCGCATGATCAAGGGCGTGTCCCGCACGGCGGAAACCCCGCTGTGGATGAAGGAGCGCCTGCGCCGTTCGGGCCTGCGTTCGCTCGACGCCGTGGTCGATGTCACCAATTACATCCTGCTGGAACTGGGCCAACCGCTCCATGCCTTCGACGCCGCCAAGCTCGACGGCGGCATCCAGGCCCGCTATGCCCAACCCGGCGAAAAGCTGAGCCTTTTGAACGGCCAGGACATCGAATTGCACGCCGACACCTTGGTCATCGCCGACGACCGCAAGGCGCTAGCCTTGGCCGGCATCATGGGCGGCAGCGAATCCGCGGTGGGCGAAACCACGGTCGATATCTTCCTCGAATGCGCCTTCTTCTCGCCCGCGCTGATCATGGGCAAGGCCCGCCGCTATGGCCTCGCGACCGATTCCTCGCACCGCTTCGAGCGCGGTGTGGATTTCGGGATGCAGGCCCGTGCCATCGAACGCGCCACCCGCTTGATCCTCGACATCGCGGGCGGCGAGGCCGGTCCCGTGGTCGAGGCTTCCAGCCCCGGACATCTCCCGAAGCGCGAACCCATCGCCCTGCGTTCCGAACGGATTGGCCGTTTGCTCGGCCTTTCCATCGAACCCGCACGGGTCAAGGACATCCTGTCCCGCTTGGGCTTGAGCCCAAAAGAAACCCCGGAAGGCTGGTCGGTCACGCCGCCCGGTTTCCGCTTCGATATCGCCATCGAGGCCGATTTGATCGAGGAACTGGGCCGAGTCTATGGCTACGACGCCTTGCCGCGCCGCCAGCCGGCCATCCCCACCGCGATGCGCCCGGTGTCCGAACACAGCTTGGCGCTGGACCGGGTCAAGGATGTGCTGGTGGATCGCGGTTTCCAGGAAGCCATCACTTATAGCTTCGTCGATGACGCCATGCAAAAGCTCATCGAGCCGGGGATTTCCGGCCTGCCGCTCAAGAACCCGATTTCCGCCGAACTGGCGGTGATGCGGACCGGCCTCTGGGTCGGCCTATTGGACGCCGCGCTCAAGAACGCCAATCGCCAGCAAACCCGCGTCCGTCTGTTCGAAACCGGCCTCCGGTTCGTCCAACGTCCCGAAGGACTGGAACAACGCAAATCCATCGCCGCCCTGGCCATGGGCACGGTGAACGCCGAGCAATGGGGCGAAAAAACCCAGCCGGTCGATTTTTACGATCTCAAGGCCGATGTCGAGGCCATTGTGCGTTTGACGGGCCGTTCCGACGCCTTGAGTTTCGCGGCGGGCAGCCATCCGGCCCTGCATCCGGGGCAGGCCGCCGCGGTCAAGCTGGACGGTGAGTTCCTGGGTTGGATCGGCATGCTGCACCCGCGCTTGGAAAAACAACTGGGCTTCGAGCAGAACGTGTTCTTGTTCCAATTGGATCAGGACATCCTGCTCCAGCGCGCTGTCCCCAAGTTCAAGCCGCTGTCGAGATTCCCGCAGACCCGCCGCGATATCGCCTTGATCGTCGATGCCAATCTGCCGGTGGACCGCTTGGTGGATTGCGCCCGGACCCACGGCGGCGACCTGCTGCGCGAGGTCTCGGTGTTCGACGTGTACCGGGGGCAGGGCGTGGAACCCGGTAAGAAAAGCGTGGCCTTGGCCCTGATCTGGCGCGACGACGCCGAAACCCTGACCGATGCCAAGGTCGATGCCGCTGTTGCCACGGTGGTGGAAGCCCTCGCCATCGCCCACGAAGCCAAATTGAGGGACTGA
- the rpmI gene encoding 50S ribosomal protein L35 gives MPKLKTNRGAAKRFKKTASGGFKCNHSHRRHILTKKSTKRKRQLRGANMVHDSDVRGVARLLPHS, from the coding sequence ATGCCAAAATTGAAAACCAATCGCGGCGCGGCTAAACGCTTCAAGAAAACCGCGTCCGGCGGCTTCAAGTGCAACCACTCGCACCGCCGCCACATCCTCACCAAGAAAAGCACCAAGCGTAAACGCCAGCTGCGGGGGGCCAATATGGTCCACGATTCCGATGTCCGTGGCGTGGCCCGTCTGTTGCCGCATAGCTGA
- a CDS encoding integration host factor subunit alpha: MALTKADMVEHLSTELGMNKKDAKDLVDQFFEEVKAALAQGRSVKLSGFGNFDLRDKNQRPGRNPKTGEEIPITARRVVTFKPGQKLKVKVEAFEELNRGQEVAG; encoded by the coding sequence ATGGCGCTCACCAAGGCGGATATGGTGGAACATTTGTCCACCGAACTCGGTATGAACAAGAAAGACGCCAAAGACCTGGTCGATCAATTTTTCGAGGAAGTCAAAGCTGCCTTGGCGCAGGGCCGTTCGGTCAAGCTGTCGGGCTTCGGCAATTTCGACCTCCGCGACAAGAATCAGCGTCCCGGCCGCAACCCCAAGACCGGCGAGGAAATCCCCATCACCGCCCGCCGGGTGGTGACATTCAAGCCGGGCCAGAAGCTCAAGGTCAAGGTCGAGGCGTTCGAGGAACTGAACCGGGGCCAGGAAGTCGCGGGCTGA
- the infC gene encoding translation initiation factor IF-3 — translation MTAERKEPRLNDEIMVPSVRLIDSEGNQVGVVSIREAKQMAYEAELDLVEISPGAEPPVCRIMDYGKFRFEQNKKLQAAKKKQKQIQVKEVKFRPGTDEGDYQVKLRNLVRFLSDGDKAKVTVRFRGRELSHKDLGMDLLKRIETDLVEHAVVEQFPKMEGKQLSMTLAPKRKK, via the coding sequence ATCACTGCCGAAAGAAAAGAACCGCGCCTGAACGACGAGATCATGGTCCCCAGCGTCCGTTTGATCGACTCGGAAGGCAACCAAGTCGGGGTCGTATCGATCAGGGAAGCCAAGCAAATGGCTTATGAGGCCGAATTGGACCTGGTGGAGATTTCCCCAGGGGCCGAGCCTCCCGTTTGCCGCATCATGGATTACGGCAAGTTTCGCTTCGAGCAGAACAAAAAGCTGCAAGCCGCGAAGAAAAAGCAGAAGCAAATTCAGGTCAAGGAAGTTAAATTCCGCCCCGGCACCGACGAAGGCGATTATCAGGTCAAACTACGCAATCTCGTGCGTTTTTTGAGCGATGGTGATAAGGCCAAAGTGACCGTCAGATTCCGCGGGCGCGAATTAAGCCATAAAGATTTGGGTATGGACCTGCTCAAACGGATCGAAACCGATTTGGTGGAGCATGCGGTGGTCGAGCAGTTTCCGAAGATGGAAGGCAAGCAATTGAGTATGACGCTTGCGCCCAAACGCAAAAAATAA